In Chanodichthys erythropterus isolate Z2021 chromosome 9, ASM2448905v1, whole genome shotgun sequence, a genomic segment contains:
- the hsd17b4 gene encoding peroxisomal multifunctional enzyme type 2 — MSVPLTFDGRVVLVTGAGGGLGREYALAFGQRGAAVIVNDLGGDIKGGGRSSAAADKVVEEIRAKGGKAVANYDSVEDGEKLIQTALDAFGRIDIVVNNAGILRDRSFARTSDMDWDLIHRVHLRGSFLVTRAAWNHMKNQKFGRIIMTSSAAGIYGNFGQANYSAAKLGLLGLSNTLAIEGQKYNIHCNTVAPTAGSRLTETVMPPDLVESLKAEYVAPLVLWLCHEACQENGGLFEVGAGWIGKLRWERSLGRTVRQKNKSMTPEAVRDSWNEICDFTDATKPASIQESLQTLVEVLSKVDAGRGIGTNPTGAATTNPSAAVGQALPEMTFTYTHMNCILYALGVGMSTKDPDHLRFLYEGHQEFSCLPTFGVIAAQSAMTGLGSIPGLDIDFTRLLHGEQYLELFKPLPTSGTLTSRAIVADVLDKGSGMIVLLDVHTYSGGELVCYNQFSVFIVGAGGFGGERMSQKAVVTAPPPDRPADAVMVEETSRDQAALYRLSGDWNPLHIDPSFAAMGGFKSPILHGLCSFGFAARHVLKQYAGNDVSRFKSIKVRFVKPVYPGQSLQTEMWKEANRIHIQCKVKETGAVVLSGAYIDLHAAADASVSAGPPQTDGLQSDLVFAEIGRRIRDLGEELVKKVNAVLAWEIMRDGKRVRQWTMDLKTGRGALLRDADGGRADVTFTVADEDFMDVVMGKLNPQKAFFAGKLKVKGNIMLSQKLEAVLKDYAKL, encoded by the exons ATGTCTGTGCCTTTGACTTTCGACGGTCGAGTGGTGCTGGTGACGGGAGCCGGTGGAG GTTTGGGGAGGGAATATGCGCTGGCGTTCGGTCAGAGAGGAGCAGCTGTCATCG TTAATGATCTGGGAGGAGATATTAAAGGAGGAGGCAGGAGCTCGGCGGCCGCTGATAAAGTGGTGGAGGAGATCAGAGCTAAAGGAGGGAAAGCCGTGGCCAACTATG ATTCGGTGGAAGACGGCGAGAAGCTCATCCAGACGGCGTTGGATGCATTCGGACGAATAG ATATCGTGGTGAACAACGCGGG GATTCTGCGGGACCGATCTTTCGCTCGGACCAGTGACATGGACTGGG ACCTGATTCACCGCGTGCATCTGAGAGGCTCGTTCCTCGTCACGCGAGCCGCGTGGAACCACATGAAGAACCAGAAGTTTGGAAG GATCATCATGACGTCGTCTGCGGCGGGCATCTACGGGAACTTCGGACAGGCCAACTACAGTGCGGCCAAACTAGGTCTGCTGGGTCTGTCCAACACGCTGGCCATCGAAGGGCAGAAATACAACATCCACTGCAACACGGTGGCGCCGACCGCAGGATCTCGCCTCACAGAGACCGTCATGCCACCAG ACCTGGTGGAGTCGCTGAAGGCCGAATACGTGGCGCCGCTGGTGCTCTGGTTGTGTCACGAGGCGTGTCAGGAGAACGGCGGTCTGTTTGAG GTCGGTGCCGGCTGGATCGGCAAAT tgcgCTGGGAGAGGAGTCTAGGCCGAACTGTGCGGCAGAAGAACAAGAGCATGACGCCGGAGGCCGTGAGAGACTCTTGGAACGAGATCTGTGACTTTACCGATGCCACCAAACCCGCCAGCATTCAGG AGTCGCTGCAGACGCTCGTGGAGGTTCTGTCCAAAGTGGACGCTGGACGGGGTATCGGAACCAATCCGACCGGAGCCGCAACGACAAACCCC TCTGCGGCGGTCGGACAGGCGCTGCCGGAGATGACCTTCACTTACACACACATGAACTGTATCCTGTACGCTCTGGGAGTGGGAATGTCCACCAAAGACCCCGATCATCTGCGGTTCCTCTATGAAGGTCACCAGGAGTTCAGCTGTCTGCCCACGTTCGGCGTGATCGCGGCCCAGAGCGCCATGACGGGCCTCGGCAGCATTCCGGGACTCGACATCGACTTCACCAGG CTGCTGCACGGAGAGCAGTATCTGGAGCTGTTCAAACCGCTGCCCACATCAG GGACGCTGACGTCACGGGCCATTGTGGCTGATGTCTTGGATAAAGGATCTGGGATGATCGTCCTGCTCGATG TTCATACGTACAGCGGCGGAGAGCTGGTGTGTTATAATCAGTTCTCGGTGTTCATCGTCGGCGCTGGAGGGTTCGGGGGGGAGCGGATGTCCCAGAAGGCCGTG GTCACGGCTCCTCCTCCAGACAGACCTGCTGACGCCGTGATGGTAGAAGAAACGTCTCGAGATCAG GCGGCTCTGTACCGCTTGAGTGGCGACTGGAACCCGCTGCACATCGACCCCAGCTTCGCCGCTATGGGAG GATTCAAATCTCCCATCCTCCACGGCCTGTGTTCGTTTGGCTTCGCCGCGCGTCACGTTCTCAAGCAGTACGCAGGAAATGATGTTTCCAGATTCAAGTCCATCAAG GTGCGTTTCGTGAAGCCCGTGTATCCGGGACAGTCTCTGCAGACGGAGATGTGGAAGGAGGCAAACAGAATTCACATTCAGTGTAAG GTCAAGGAAACGGGAGCGGTTGTGTTGTCGGGAGCGTATATAGATTTACACGCCGCTGCGGACGCTTCCGTCAGCGCCGGGCCGCCGCAG ACGGACGGCCTGCAGAGCGATCTGGTGTTCGCTGAGATCGGACGCAGGATCAGAGATCTGGGCGAGGAGCTGGTGAAGAAGGTCAACGCCGTTCTGGCCTGGGAGATCATGAGGGACGGGAAACGCGTCAGACAGTGGA CCATGGATCTGAAGACGGGACGTGGCGCTCTGCTCAGAGATGCCGACGGCGGGCGAGCCGACGTGACCTTCACCGTCGCGGACGAGGACTTCATGGACGTGGTGATGGGAAAACTGAACCCGCAGAAG GCGTTCTTCGCTGGCAAGCTGAAAGTCAAAGGGAATATAATGCTGAGCCAGAAGCTGGAGGCCGTACTGAAGGACTACGCCAAACTCTGA